Proteins from a genomic interval of uncultured Desulfuromusa sp.:
- a CDS encoding DUF5714 domain-containing protein, translated as MAYNPDLWTRYEFEHLPIYIRTDQPAWFVPNIKGEEILTSSSEDLPLRDKFFSRLPDASGQEYSGRNQYLKNDQLKELWLHITNRCNLSCRHCLFTSGPAATAEMSAELVLSRAAEAVALGCRIFALTGGEPFYHPEFTQILSGLLAHQDCHVVILTNGLLLEQKLTDTFDLSRVHLQISVDGLNDRHDAIRGQGTFIQLRKQLLALKQREMPFTLSMCVERRNLEDMAGLVDFAVEVGARNLHYLWYFIQGRGTDTGFVSPEEIFPRFTAAVEKAEQEGIQIDNLTALKTQIFAPAGTRHDGSGSGWESAAIGPDGNLYPSAALVGNQDLVTPMSASLADAWKESPVLKKIRHATIAADDDPLRYFSGGGDLDHSWIHGRQFSATDPYLPLYEKIMFWLIHREASRHPQSELPGIRLKMGDILESCGAHGHVALTHANCLLAIADKNSRSVVKNYYTAAATDTKEDILNPVCYADEDISHIPENYRFRGYGCGSPVLDAEIKSGETVVDLGSGRGIEIYISARLVGRKGQSIGVDMLDPMLDIAEQGAIEVRKNLGYNNIEFRKGYLEELPLQSDTVDLVLSNCVMNLSSNKRQAFAEIFRSLKPGGRLVISDVVCEEEPDAAIRNDAELQGECIAGALLQKDLIGLLEETGFVDVRLLKRFPYRVVRDHPFFSLTFAAWKPGASELVPVIYRGPLTQLPLPDGTILFPGQKTMIAKNLAEHLGEHIFLLDADDGSVTNLDLADGCACALPPEMSAASSLGTKHRSGCMVCGQGLIYPDKEVEMVCHYCGQMGQANAHCQDDHFVCDHCHGEDALNIVEHLCRESTETDMLELLARLRQHPAIPIHGPEHHALMPGIIVAAYRNSGGNVDADLIATAIRRGSQIMGGSCAFLGICGAATGVGIAFSLILKANPVKADMRQTVQQITQEVLADISAFKAARCCQRDCWLGLKKAAELSRIYLPVELQADAVIGCFQRHQNKECIGMDCPVLQEQAAKKKTSSTATGVKLKMLDQGSEY; from the coding sequence ATGGCGTACAATCCAGACCTTTGGACTCGTTATGAATTCGAGCATCTTCCAATCTATATCCGTACGGATCAACCGGCCTGGTTTGTTCCAAACATTAAGGGCGAAGAGATACTGACTTCTTCGTCTGAAGATTTGCCTCTGCGGGACAAGTTCTTCTCCCGTTTGCCTGATGCCTCAGGTCAGGAGTATTCCGGTCGCAATCAATATTTGAAAAATGATCAACTGAAAGAGTTGTGGTTGCATATTACCAATCGCTGCAACCTGAGTTGCCGTCATTGCCTGTTTACTTCCGGTCCCGCTGCGACTGCAGAAATGAGTGCGGAATTGGTCTTGAGTCGTGCTGCGGAAGCGGTTGCCCTGGGATGTCGTATCTTTGCTTTGACCGGAGGTGAACCCTTTTACCATCCTGAATTCACTCAGATTTTGTCAGGTTTGCTGGCGCATCAGGACTGCCATGTGGTGATTTTAACCAATGGCTTGTTGCTGGAGCAAAAGCTTACGGATACTTTTGATTTAAGCCGGGTTCATCTTCAGATCAGTGTTGACGGGCTGAATGATCGCCACGATGCCATTCGGGGGCAGGGAACTTTTATTCAATTGAGGAAACAATTACTGGCTTTGAAACAGCGTGAAATGCCATTTACGTTGTCGATGTGCGTGGAGCGACGCAATCTTGAAGACATGGCTGGTCTCGTTGATTTTGCTGTGGAAGTCGGCGCAAGGAACCTTCACTATCTCTGGTATTTTATCCAGGGACGTGGAACGGATACCGGTTTTGTCTCGCCCGAAGAAATTTTCCCCAGATTTACAGCAGCGGTGGAAAAGGCAGAGCAAGAAGGGATTCAAATTGATAACCTGACGGCTTTGAAAACCCAGATCTTTGCCCCTGCCGGGACCCGTCATGACGGTAGCGGAAGTGGTTGGGAATCGGCGGCAATTGGACCTGACGGTAATCTTTATCCTTCTGCGGCTTTGGTCGGCAATCAGGATCTTGTGACTCCAATGTCTGCGAGTCTGGCTGATGCCTGGAAAGAGAGTCCGGTGTTAAAAAAAATCCGTCATGCCACCATTGCCGCAGACGATGATCCGCTTCGATATTTCAGTGGCGGAGGAGATCTGGATCACTCCTGGATTCATGGGCGCCAATTTTCTGCTACCGACCCTTATCTTCCGCTCTATGAAAAAATTATGTTCTGGCTGATTCATCGTGAAGCCTCGCGACATCCCCAATCTGAGCTGCCGGGGATAAGGTTGAAAATGGGTGATATTCTGGAGAGTTGCGGTGCCCATGGGCATGTTGCCTTGACTCATGCCAACTGTCTTTTGGCGATTGCGGACAAGAACAGTCGCAGTGTGGTGAAAAATTATTATACCGCCGCGGCAACCGATACGAAAGAAGACATCCTCAACCCGGTTTGCTACGCAGATGAAGATATTTCCCATATTCCGGAAAACTACCGCTTTCGGGGCTACGGTTGTGGTAGTCCGGTCTTGGATGCAGAGATAAAATCCGGTGAGACGGTTGTTGATTTGGGGAGTGGCCGCGGGATTGAAATTTATATCTCAGCCCGGCTGGTGGGGCGAAAAGGTCAGAGTATCGGGGTTGATATGCTTGATCCCATGCTGGATATTGCCGAGCAGGGGGCGATTGAAGTCCGCAAAAACCTCGGCTATAACAACATTGAATTCCGCAAAGGATATCTTGAAGAATTGCCGCTGCAGAGCGATACCGTTGATCTGGTTCTTTCTAATTGCGTGATGAATCTCTCTTCCAACAAAAGACAGGCGTTTGCTGAAATCTTCCGCTCTCTGAAACCCGGAGGCCGACTGGTCATTTCAGATGTTGTTTGTGAAGAGGAGCCGGACGCAGCAATTCGCAACGATGCCGAACTCCAGGGGGAATGTATCGCCGGGGCATTGTTGCAAAAAGATTTGATCGGATTACTGGAAGAAACCGGATTTGTTGATGTCAGGCTGTTGAAGAGGTTTCCTTACCGAGTGGTTCGCGATCATCCGTTTTTTTCGCTGACCTTTGCAGCATGGAAGCCTGGTGCCAGCGAACTTGTCCCGGTCATTTATCGTGGACCGCTGACACAATTGCCACTTCCGGATGGGACGATTCTGTTTCCCGGTCAGAAAACCATGATCGCTAAAAACCTGGCTGAACATCTTGGTGAACATATTTTCCTGCTGGATGCTGATGACGGCAGTGTTACAAATCTGGATCTTGCTGATGGTTGTGCCTGTGCTCTTCCTCCGGAAATGTCTGCTGCTTCTTCTCTGGGAACAAAACACCGCTCCGGCTGCATGGTTTGTGGCCAAGGTTTGATTTATCCCGATAAAGAAGTTGAGATGGTTTGTCACTACTGCGGACAAATGGGACAGGCCAATGCTCATTGTCAGGATGACCACTTTGTCTGTGATCACTGTCACGGCGAGGATGCTTTAAATATTGTTGAACATCTGTGCCGGGAATCGACTGAAACCGACATGCTTGAGCTGTTGGCCCGGCTCAGACAACATCCCGCAATTCCGATTCACGGCCCTGAACACCATGCTTTAATGCCGGGCATTATTGTCGCCGCTTATCGCAACAGCGGCGGGAATGTTGATGCTGATCTTATTGCCACAGCCATCCGCAGAGGAAGTCAAATTATGGGGGGAAGTTGTGCTTTTCTCGGAATTTGCGGTGCGGCAACCGGGGTGGGTATTGCTTTTAGTCTGATTTTGAAAGCGAATCCCGTCAAAGCGGACATGCGGCAGACCGTCCAGCAGATAACCCAGGAGGTGTTAGCGGATATCTCGGCATTTAAGGCAGCCAGATGTTGTCAGCGTGATTGCTGGTTGGGGTTGAAAAAAGCCGCAGAATTATCCCGCATTTACCTTCCTGTCGAATTGCAGGCTGATGCCGTGATTGGTTGCTTTCAACGCCATCAAAACAAAGAATGCATCGGGATGGATTGTCCGGTATTGCAAGAGCAAGCGGCTAAAAAGAAGACCAGCTCAACGGCGACCGGGGTCAAGTTGAAAATGTTGGATCAAGGGTCTGAGTATTAG
- a CDS encoding phosphate-starvation-inducible PsiE family protein — protein MQKHDELPTEHTDPLIAFLHKAIKVAVKVLAILMVLVIFWGVADVVLVLYDRLAAPPVFLLGLSDIFKVFAAFLVVLIAIEIYQNIVLYLRTDVIPIKLVVATALMAIARKVIIIDFSELEPMYIFATASVVLALGITYYLLGKHHKEEL, from the coding sequence ATGCAGAAACATGATGAACTTCCTACTGAGCATACCGATCCTTTAATTGCCTTCTTGCATAAGGCGATTAAGGTGGCTGTCAAGGTGTTGGCAATATTGATGGTTCTGGTCATTTTTTGGGGGGTCGCTGACGTGGTGCTGGTTCTCTATGATCGATTAGCTGCCCCTCCAGTTTTTCTTCTTGGCCTATCTGATATTTTTAAAGTTTTTGCCGCTTTTTTAGTTGTCCTTATCGCTATTGAAATTTATCAGAATATCGTTCTGTACCTGCGCACAGATGTGATTCCCATAAAGCTTGTTGTCGCGACTGCTTTAATGGCTATTGCCCGTAAAGTCATCATCATTGATTTCAGCGAACTGGAGCCCATGTACATATTTGCAACAGCCTCAGTCGTTTTAGCTCTCGGAATTACTTATTATCTTTTAGGTAAACATCACAAGGAAGAACTATGA
- the nhaA gene encoding Na+/H+ antiporter NhaA has protein sequence MIETINTFIKRESSAGIILVFVTIIALVLKNSGLSELYNSFLHTHVEVRFGELQIAKPLLLWVNDGLMAVFFFLIGLEVKREVLEGHLSSLSQVVLPGVAAIGGMIVPALVFIIFNQGESFAMKGWAIPTATDIAFALGVLSLLGNRVPLSLKVFLLALAIIDDLGAIVIIALFYTSDLSALSIVIASIALLILFVMNRFCVALKAAYILVGIVLWVSVLKSGVHATLAGVALAFMIPLNCKNRDGSSCSMSKEMEHDLHYWVAFMILPLFAFVNAGVDLRGISLAEMFNPVPMGIMLGLFLGKQLGVFGFSWLVIKAGFARLPTDSNWTQLYGVSILTGIGFTMSLFVDSLAYDDTQIYHYADKLAVLIGSFVSGLVGYLVLRMSK, from the coding sequence ATGATTGAAACCATCAATACTTTTATAAAAAGGGAGTCTTCAGCAGGTATTATATTGGTGTTTGTCACTATCATTGCACTGGTTTTGAAAAATAGTGGCTTGTCTGAACTCTACAATAGCTTTTTGCACACTCATGTTGAGGTTCGTTTTGGTGAATTGCAAATTGCCAAGCCATTGTTGCTATGGGTTAATGATGGTCTCATGGCGGTTTTTTTCTTCCTAATCGGTCTGGAAGTCAAAAGAGAGGTGCTGGAAGGTCACCTCTCTTCCCTGAGTCAGGTTGTCTTGCCGGGGGTCGCAGCTATCGGCGGGATGATTGTGCCTGCTTTGGTTTTTATTATCTTTAATCAGGGCGAATCATTCGCAATGAAGGGGTGGGCCATACCAACGGCTACGGATATTGCTTTTGCCTTAGGTGTTTTGTCGCTCTTGGGAAACAGAGTTCCTCTTTCTCTTAAAGTTTTTTTGTTGGCGCTCGCCATCATTGATGACCTCGGCGCCATTGTTATCATAGCCCTGTTTTACACCAGTGATCTTTCGGCTTTATCAATCGTTATCGCTTCCATTGCCCTGTTGATTTTGTTTGTTATGAATAGATTCTGCGTTGCCCTGAAGGCCGCTTATATTCTGGTTGGAATTGTCTTATGGGTCAGTGTATTGAAATCGGGAGTGCATGCAACGCTGGCGGGAGTCGCACTGGCCTTTATGATCCCTCTGAACTGTAAAAACAGGGATGGCAGCAGTTGCTCTATGAGCAAAGAAATGGAGCATGATTTGCACTACTGGGTGGCATTTATGATTTTGCCACTGTTTGCTTTTGTCAATGCCGGGGTTGATTTGCGGGGGATTTCTCTGGCTGAGATGTTCAACCCTGTTCCCATGGGAATTATGCTCGGGTTGTTTTTAGGTAAACAACTGGGAGTTTTTGGTTTCAGCTGGCTGGTGATCAAGGCCGGATTTGCTCGTTTGCCGACAGACAGTAATTGGACGCAGCTCTATGGTGTCTCCATTCTTACGGGGATCGGATTTACCATGAGTTTATTTGTCGATAGCCTGGCTTATGATGATACCCAGATTTACCATTATGCTGACAAATTGGCTGTGCTTATTGGTTCCTTTGTTTCTGGGTTGGTTGGTTATCTGGTGCTGAGAATGTCAAAATAG
- a CDS encoding DUF3047 domain-containing protein, which translates to MAIISAFKSTTLSCCLYVFICSLFFIPAPTCAEQQNSLTAIHVGNFSGNDLTGWKEKEFVNQTSYLLTKQDDRTVLHAEADASASGLFKEVAIDLTTHPYINWQWKVDKGHPPLAERTKNGDDYAARVYIVVKGGLAFWKTKAINYVWSSTEKKGAIWPNAFAGKNAMLMAIRSADDAKGVWYQEKRNVYEDLKNIFGAEIKKIDAVAIMTDSDNSKGSVSASYGDITFTAD; encoded by the coding sequence ATGGCCATAATTTCAGCTTTTAAAAGCACAACTTTGTCCTGTTGTCTCTATGTATTCATATGCTCTTTATTCTTTATCCCTGCGCCAACATGCGCAGAGCAACAGAATTCCCTGACAGCCATCCACGTTGGAAATTTTTCAGGAAATGATCTGACGGGCTGGAAAGAAAAGGAATTCGTCAATCAAACCAGCTACCTTTTAACCAAACAAGACGATCGCACAGTGCTTCATGCTGAGGCAGATGCTTCAGCTTCAGGACTGTTTAAAGAAGTCGCCATTGACCTGACAACCCACCCATATATTAACTGGCAGTGGAAAGTAGACAAGGGGCACCCACCATTAGCGGAAAGAACCAAAAATGGGGATGATTACGCAGCGCGGGTATACATTGTTGTTAAAGGTGGACTGGCGTTCTGGAAAACGAAAGCAATCAATTATGTCTGGTCTTCAACTGAGAAAAAAGGAGCCATCTGGCCAAACGCATTTGCCGGAAAAAATGCAATGCTCATGGCCATTCGTTCTGCTGATGACGCAAAAGGGGTCTGGTACCAGGAAAAACGCAACGTCTACGAAGATTTAAAAAACATCTTCGGTGCAGAGATTAAAAAAATTGATGCTGTAGCCATTATGACCGACAGCGATAATTCAAAAGGGTCAGTGAGCGCCAGTTACGGTGACATCACTTTTACCGCTGACTAA
- a CDS encoding TIGR04283 family arsenosugar biosynthesis glycosyltransferase: MPLSPPPELLIFSRYPASGKAKTRLIPLLGAEGAAQLHRRLTEHTVGVARTSRSENSRYNITVHYTGAALKDFRSWLGCDLQYKLQPSGDIGQRMQEAFRSSLEHHSSHVIGFGTDIPGLTPAILHQAYAGLDNHDIVLGPAVDGGYYLIGMNSLHSELFNDIAWGTGQVYRQTQEICHQLGLRVFELPSLSDIDLPEDLNPLRDNPHFSDVLTHTPLLSVIIPTLNEASVLGTTLNALQKSDDIEIIVADADSQDGTGDIASRHGAKLLKVTTGRADQLNQGVKNSQGRYLLFLHADTLLPPDYRALILTALDNPSTVAGAFRFKTDISSPAMRIVEWGTNLRSSVLKWPYGDQGLFMERRIFDEMGGFSAIPIMEDFELIRRLRHRGRIVTLNQEAMTSARRWKKLGILRTTIINQLMIAGFLMGISSKTLSRFYRKK, encoded by the coding sequence ATGCCCTTAAGTCCGCCCCCGGAATTGCTGATTTTTAGCAGGTATCCTGCTTCCGGAAAAGCAAAAACCAGACTCATCCCTCTATTGGGAGCTGAAGGAGCCGCACAATTACACAGACGACTGACAGAGCACACTGTCGGTGTTGCCCGTACTTCTCGCTCTGAAAACAGTCGATACAACATTACCGTTCATTACACAGGAGCCGCGTTAAAAGATTTCCGTTCCTGGCTCGGATGTGACCTGCAATATAAACTCCAACCTTCTGGTGATATCGGTCAACGGATGCAAGAGGCATTCAGGAGTTCTCTGGAGCATCATTCCAGTCACGTCATCGGCTTTGGTACCGACATCCCCGGATTAACTCCCGCAATCCTTCATCAAGCATATGCCGGTCTTGATAACCACGACATCGTCCTGGGTCCGGCGGTAGATGGAGGTTATTATCTTATTGGAATGAACTCTCTGCATTCCGAATTGTTTAACGATATCGCCTGGGGAACAGGCCAAGTGTATCGTCAAACTCAAGAGATATGCCACCAGCTCGGCCTCAGAGTCTTTGAATTGCCTTCTTTGAGTGATATCGACTTGCCGGAAGATTTGAATCCACTTAGAGACAATCCCCACTTCAGCGACGTCCTGACTCACACACCATTGCTCTCGGTCATCATTCCAACTCTTAATGAAGCAAGCGTTTTAGGAACAACCCTTAACGCTCTTCAAAAGTCTGACGATATCGAAATCATTGTTGCCGATGCGGACAGTCAGGATGGTACCGGTGACATTGCGTCTCGCCATGGAGCAAAGCTGCTCAAAGTCACGACTGGAAGAGCGGATCAACTCAATCAAGGGGTAAAAAACTCTCAGGGAAGGTATCTGCTGTTTCTGCATGCCGACACCCTGCTTCCTCCGGATTATAGGGCCCTGATCCTCACAGCACTGGACAATCCCAGTACCGTTGCAGGAGCATTTCGTTTCAAAACAGACATATCCAGTCCGGCAATGCGGATTGTTGAATGGGGAACAAACTTGCGCTCCTCCGTTTTAAAATGGCCATATGGCGATCAGGGTTTGTTCATGGAAAGACGAATATTTGATGAAATGGGAGGCTTTTCCGCTATCCCCATCATGGAAGATTTCGAACTTATACGCCGCCTGCGTCATCGTGGACGCATCGTCACCTTGAATCAAGAAGCAATGACTTCTGCACGGCGCTGGAAAAAACTGGGAATTCTTCGCACAACAATCATTAACCAGTTGATGATTGCAGGTTTTCTGATGGGCATTTCAAGCAAAACATTGTCCCGTTTTTACCGGAAAAAATAA